Proteins from a genomic interval of Helicobacter pylori Shi112:
- a CDS encoding cupin domain-containing protein, whose product MKMVHFLEGVHFEKLHIEALSENSSNKEMRICMPKGAIIDKHKAPGAISVQVLEGKIIFEAKNEKIEMPKGALISLEAQVLHRLDALENSVIRLSLSKK is encoded by the coding sequence ATGAAAATGGTTCATTTTTTAGAGGGCGTTCATTTTGAAAAGCTCCACATTGAAGCGTTGAGTGAAAATTCTTCCAATAAGGAAATGCGCATTTGCATGCCCAAAGGAGCGATCATAGACAAACACAAGGCCCCGGGAGCTATCAGCGTGCAGGTTTTAGAGGGCAAAATCATTTTTGAAGCCAAAAATGAAAAAATAGAAATGCCAAAAGGAGCACTAATCAGCCTAGAAGCTCAAGTTTTGCATCGTTTGGACGCTTTAGAAAATAGCGTTATAAGACTATCTTTAAGTAAAAAATAA
- a CDS encoding acyl-CoA thioesterase yields MPHIQSSHSNHFDFTLDTADCTKLLMSYLVVPTTANFNNVMHGGELLNLLDKVAYVCSARYCGKGTVTLSVDGVTFKYPIPVGNLLTFLASINYVGNTSCEVGIKVLSEDIKTREIMHTNSCYFTMVAVENGKPTPMPKYEPKTEVEIRRYEGALKRKEMRTRGYLKSGKHEGI; encoded by the coding sequence ATGCCTCACATACAATCATCGCATTCCAATCATTTTGATTTCACCCTAGACACAGCCGATTGCACTAAATTATTGATGAGCTATCTGGTCGTGCCTACAACCGCTAATTTCAACAATGTCATGCATGGGGGGGAATTATTGAATTTATTGGATAAAGTGGCTTATGTGTGCTCGGCTCGTTATTGCGGTAAAGGAACGGTCACTTTAAGCGTGGATGGGGTTACTTTTAAATACCCCATTCCTGTAGGGAATTTGCTCACTTTTTTAGCCAGCATCAATTATGTAGGCAACACCTCGTGCGAAGTGGGGATTAAGGTTTTGAGCGAAGATATTAAAACTCGTGAAATCATGCACACTAATTCATGCTATTTCACCATGGTGGCTGTGGAAAATGGCAAACCCACCCCCATGCCTAAATACGAGCCTAAAACAGAGGTTGAAATCCGCCGTTATGAAGGGGCTTTGAAGCGTAAGGAAATGCGCACGCGAGGGTATTTGAAAAGCGGGAAACACGAAGGCATTTGA
- a CDS encoding SDR family oxidoreductase — MGEKKESQKVAVITGASSGIGLECALMLLDQGYKVYALSRHATLCVALNHALCESIDVDVSDSDALKEAFSNISAKEDHCDVLINSAGYGVFGSVEDTPIDEVKKQFGVNFFALCEVVQFCLPLLKNKPHSKIFNLSSIAGRVSMLFLGHYSASKHALEAYSDALRLELKPFNVQVCLIEPGPVKSNWEKTAFSVENFESENSLYALEVNAAKSFYSGVYQKALSAKAVAQKIVFLAMSQKIKARYLIGLKTQLLLALYRILPSSWYDSLFRLIVLKRRRDA; from the coding sequence ATGGGCGAGAAAAAAGAAAGCCAAAAGGTGGCGGTTATCACCGGAGCGAGTTCTGGGATTGGGTTGGAGTGCGCGTTAATGCTGCTAGATCAAGGGTATAAAGTCTATGCGCTCTCTAGGCATGCGACTTTGTGCGTAGCGTTAAACCATGCGTTATGCGAGAGCATTGATGTTGATGTGAGCGATTCTGACGCTTTAAAAGAAGCGTTTTCAAACATCAGCGCTAAAGAAGATCATTGCGATGTTTTGATCAATTCCGCCGGTTATGGGGTGTTTGGGAGCGTAGAAGACACGCCTATTGATGAAGTTAAAAAACAATTTGGCGTGAATTTTTTCGCCCTTTGTGAAGTGGTGCAGTTTTGTTTGCCCTTATTAAAAAACAAGCCCCACTCTAAAATTTTTAATCTTTCTTCCATAGCAGGGCGTGTGAGCATGCTCTTTTTAGGCCATTACAGCGCGAGTAAGCATGCCTTAGAGGCTTATAGCGATGCCTTGCGTTTAGAGCTTAAACCCTTTAACGTTCAAGTGTGTTTGATTGAGCCAGGCCCGGTGAAAAGCAACTGGGAAAAAACCGCTTTTTCAGTTGAGAATTTTGAGAGCGAAAACAGCCTTTATGCGTTAGAAGTGAATGCGGCTAAAAGCTTTTATTCTGGCGTGTATCAAAAAGCCCTAAGCGCCAAAGCCGTGGCGCAAAAAATCGTTTTTCTTGCCATGAGTCAAAAAATCAAGGCCCGCTATTTGATCGGCTTAAAAACCCAATTATTGTTAGCGTTGTATAGAATCCTCCCAAGCAGTTGGTATGATTCTTTGTTCAGATTAATCGTTCTTAAAAGGAGGCGTGATGCTTAA
- a CDS encoding HypC/HybG/HupF family hydrogenase formation chaperone, translated as MCLAIPSKVIAINDNVALLETLGVQREASLDLMGESVKVGDYVLLHIGYVMGKMDEKEALESIALYQEMIAKMNETHE; from the coding sequence ATGTGTTTAGCGATCCCTTCTAAAGTCATAGCCATTAACGATAATGTGGCACTCTTAGAAACTTTAGGCGTTCAAAGAGAGGCGAGCTTGGATTTAATGGGCGAGTCCGTTAAAGTGGGCGATTATGTGCTGTTGCACATCGGCTATGTGATGGGTAAGATGGATGAAAAAGAAGCCCTAGAATCCATTGCACTTTATCAAGAAATGATCGCCAAAATGAACGAAACGCACGAATAA
- a CDS encoding ABC transporter ATP-binding protein produces the protein MVLEVKNLSFKYSQKLILDKLSFSVPKNSITSILAPNGSGKTTLLKCLLGLLKPLEETEIKACNKDILPLKPYEKAKLIAYIPQVEYYAFNFSVLDFVLMGKATHLSLFATPKAKHIKEATSVLERLNLEALKDQGINDLSGGQRQMVLLARSLLQRTPLLLLDEPTSALDLKNQALFFDAIKDEMKKRELSVLVNIHDPNLVARHSTHVVMLKDKKLFLQASTQIAMTSHNLSTLYDTPLEAIWHDNKLVVYAL, from the coding sequence ATGGTCTTAGAAGTTAAAAACCTATCCTTTAAATATTCTCAAAAACTCATTTTGGATAAATTGAGTTTTAGCGTGCCAAAAAACAGCATCACCAGCATTCTAGCACCTAATGGATCGGGTAAAACCACGCTTTTAAAATGCCTTTTAGGGCTTTTAAAGCCTTTAGAAGAAACCGAAATTAAAGCGTGTAACAAAGATATTTTACCCTTAAAGCCTTATGAAAAAGCCAAATTGATCGCTTATATCCCCCAAGTGGAATATTATGCGTTTAATTTCAGCGTGTTGGATTTTGTCTTAATGGGGAAGGCGACGCATTTGAGTCTATTCGCTACGCCTAAAGCCAAGCACATTAAAGAAGCTACTAGCGTTTTAGAGCGCTTGAATTTAGAGGCTTTAAAAGATCAAGGCATCAACGATTTGTCCGGCGGTCAAAGGCAAATGGTGCTTTTAGCCAGAAGTTTGTTGCAAAGAACGCCTTTACTGTTACTGGATGAGCCTACGAGCGCTTTAGATTTAAAAAACCAAGCCCTTTTTTTTGATGCGATTAAAGATGAGATGAAAAAACGAGAATTGAGCGTTTTGGTCAATATCCATGACCCCAATTTAGTTGCTAGGCACTCCACGCATGTGGTCATGCTCAAAGATAAAAAACTTTTTTTGCAAGCTTCCACGCAAATCGCTATGACTTCACACAATTTAAGCACGCTCTATGACACGCCCCTAGAAGCGATCTGGCATGATAACAAGCTTGTCGTGTATGCGTTGTAG
- the babA gene encoding Hop family adhesin BabA — MKKHILSFALGSLLVSTLSAEDDGFYMSAGYQIGEAAQMVSNTKGIQQLSDNYENLSKLLTRYSTLTNLIRLSSDPSAINAARENLGASAKNLIGDTKNSPAYQAVLLAINAAVGFWNVVGYVTQCGGNGSQKSTSSTTIFNNEPGYRSASLTCSLNKYSPGYYGPMSIDNMKKLNEAYQILQTALKKGLSALNQNNGKVDVTYTYTCSGEGNTNCDPSLFGITGTSENGDGRNGGRTTKSQTIDGKTVNTTISSKVVDSNAAGNTSKVSYTEITNALKDVPDNAQFLLAQASTLINTINTACPYFTAPNNQANGPKWEWPANKLCGAFSDEISAIQKMIADAQELVNQTSVINSNEQSTQQVGGSGGKPFNPFTDASFAQGMLANASAQAKMLDLSHQVGQAINPDNLSGTFKNFVTGFLATCHNPSTAGTGGTQGSAPGTVTTQTFASGCAYVEQTITNLSNSIAHFGTQEQQIEQAENIADTLVHFKSRYSELGSTYNSITTALSKVPNAQSLQNVVSKKNNPYSPQGIETNYYLNQNAYNQVQTINQELGRNPFRKVGIVSSQTNNGAMNGIGIQVGYKQFFGQKRKWGARYYGFFDYNHAFIKSSFFNSASDVWTYGFGADALYNFINDKATNFLGKNNKLSVGLFGGIALAGTSWLNSEYVNLATVNNVYNAKMNVANFQFLFNMGVRMNLARSKKKGSDHAAQHGIELGLKIPTINTNYYSFMGAELKYRRLYSVYLNYVFAY, encoded by the coding sequence ATGAAAAAACACATCCTTTCATTCGCTTTAGGCTCGCTTTTAGTTTCCACTTTGAGCGCTGAAGACGACGGCTTTTACATGAGCGCGGGCTATCAAATCGGTGAAGCCGCTCAAATGGTGAGCAACACCAAAGGCATCCAACAGCTTTCAGACAATTATGAAAACTTGAGCAAGCTTTTAACCAGATACAGCACCTTAACCAACCTTATCCGATTGTCCTCTGATCCGAGCGCGATCAACGCGGCGCGTGAAAATCTGGGCGCGAGCGCGAAGAACTTGATCGGCGATACCAAAAATTCCCCGGCCTATCAAGCCGTGCTTTTAGCGATCAATGCGGCGGTAGGGTTTTGGAATGTCGTGGGCTATGTTACGCAATGCGGGGGTAATGGTAGTCAAAAAAGCACCTCTTCAACCACCATCTTCAACAACGAGCCAGGGTATCGATCCGCTTCCTTGACTTGTTCTTTGAACAAATATTCCCCTGGATACTATGGCCCTATGAGCATTGATAACATGAAAAAGCTTAACGAAGCCTATCAAATCCTCCAAACGGCTTTAAAGAAAGGCTTGAGCGCGCTCAATCAAAACAACGGGAAGGTTGATGTAACCTATACTTACACATGCTCAGGGGAAGGGAATACTAACTGCGATCCGTCACTATTTGGTATAACAGGCACCAGCGAAAATGGCGATGGGCGAAATGGCGGAAGAACAACCAAATCCCAAACCATAGACGGCAAAACCGTGAACACCACGATCAGCTCAAAAGTCGTTGATTCGAACGCAGCAGGTAATACATCAAAGGTCTCCTACACCGAAATCACCAACGCATTAAAAGATGTGCCTGATAACGCTCAATTTCTCTTAGCGCAAGCGAGCACGCTCATCAACACCATCAACACGGCATGCCCGTATTTCACTGCACCTAATAATCAAGCGAATGGTCCAAAGTGGGAATGGCCCGCTAATAAGCTGTGCGGCGCTTTTTCAGACGAAATCAGCGCGATCCAAAAGATGATCGCAGACGCGCAAGAGCTTGTCAATCAAACGAGCGTCATTAATAGTAACGAGCAATCAACTCAACAAGTGGGAGGCAGTGGAGGCAAGCCTTTCAACCCTTTCACAGACGCTAGCTTTGCGCAAGGCATGCTCGCTAACGCTAGCGCGCAAGCCAAAATGCTCGATTTATCCCATCAAGTGGGGCAGGCCATTAACCCAGACAATCTTAGCGGGACTTTTAAAAATTTTGTTACAGGCTTTTTAGCCACATGCCACAACCCCTCAACAGCTGGCACTGGTGGCACACAAGGTTCAGCTCCTGGCACAGTTACCACTCAAACTTTCGCTTCCGGTTGCGCCTATGTGGAACAAACCATAACGAATTTAAGCAACAGCATCGCTCATTTTGGCACTCAAGAGCAGCAAATAGAGCAAGCAGAAAACATCGCTGACACTCTAGTGCATTTCAAATCTAGATACAGCGAATTGGGCAGCACTTATAACAGCATCACCACCGCGCTCTCTAAAGTCCCTAACGCTCAATCTTTGCAAAATGTGGTGAGCAAAAAGAATAACCCCTATAGCCCGCAAGGCATAGAAACCAATTACTACCTCAATCAAAACGCTTACAACCAAGTCCAAACCATCAACCAAGAGCTAGGGCGTAACCCCTTTAGGAAAGTGGGCATCGTCAGTTCTCAAACCAACAACGGCGCGATGAATGGGATCGGTATCCAAGTGGGCTACAAACAATTCTTTGGCCAAAAAAGGAAGTGGGGCGCTAGGTATTACGGCTTTTTTGACTACAACCATGCGTTCATCAAATCCAGCTTTTTCAACTCGGCTTCTGATGTATGGACTTATGGTTTTGGAGCGGACGCGCTTTATAACTTCATCAACGATAAAGCCACCAATTTCTTAGGCAAAAACAACAAGCTTTCTGTGGGGCTTTTTGGCGGGATTGCGTTAGCGGGCACTTCATGGCTTAATTCTGAGTATGTGAATTTAGCCACCGTGAATAATGTCTATAACGCTAAAATGAATGTGGCGAACTTCCAATTCTTATTCAACATGGGAGTGAGGATGAATCTCGCTAGGTCTAAGAAAAAAGGCAGCGATCATGCCGCTCAGCATGGCATTGAACTAGGGCTTAAAATCCCCACCATCAACACGAACTACTACTCCTTCATGGGGGCTGAACTCAAATACAGAAGGCTCTATAGCGTGTATTTGAACTATGTGTTCGCTTACTAA
- the hypB gene encoding hydrogenase nickel incorporation protein HypB, whose protein sequence is MIEQRKESLQNNPNLSKKDVKIVEKILSKNDIKAAEMKERYLKEGLYVLNFMSSPGSGKTTMLENLADFKDFKFCVVEGDLQTNRDADRLRKKGVSAHQITTGEACHLEASMIEGAFDLLKSEGALEKSDFLIIENVGNLVCPSSYNLGAAMNIVLLSVPEGDDKVLKYPTMFMCADAVIISKADMIEVFNFRVSQVKEDMQKLKPEAPIFLMSSKNPKSLEDFKNFLLEKKRENYQSTHSF, encoded by the coding sequence ATGATCGAACAACGAAAAGAATCTTTACAAAATAACCCTAATTTGAGTAAAAAAGATGTCAAAATCGTGGAAAAGATTTTGAGCAAGAACGACATCAAAGCCGCTGAAATGAAAGAACGCTACCTGAAAGAAGGGCTGTATGTGTTGAATTTCATGAGCTCTCCAGGCAGCGGTAAAACCACGATGCTAGAAAACCTAGCGGATTTTAAAGACTTTAAGTTTTGCGTGGTAGAGGGCGATTTGCAAACCAATAGAGATGCAGACAGATTGCGTAAAAAAGGCGTGAGCGCACACCAGATCACCACCGGCGAAGCGTGCCATTTGGAAGCGAGCATGATTGAGGGGGCGTTTGATTTGCTTAAAAGTGAGGGAGCGTTAGAAAAAAGCGATTTTTTAATCATTGAAAACGTGGGGAATCTGGTTTGCCCTTCAAGCTATAATCTGGGAGCGGCGATGAATATCGTTTTACTCTCAGTCCCAGAGGGCGATGATAAGGTGCTAAAATACCCCACGATGTTTATGTGCGCTGATGCGGTGATTATCAGTAAAGCGGATATGATTGAAGTGTTTAATTTCAGGGTTTCTCAAGTCAAAGAAGACATGCAAAAATTAAAGCCTGAAGCGCCTATTTTTTTAATGAGCTCCAAAAACCCTAAAAGCTTGGAAGATTTTAAAAATTTCCTTTTAGAAAAAAAGCGTGAAAATTACCAATCCACGCATTCGTTTTAA
- a CDS encoding FecCD family ABC transporter permease translates to MLKTYHIALACVILAVVVLLFGGESLSFEEWQEVCLNVKNHFLHNEELSSLSIIILEIRLPRVILALLVGASLSGSGVVMQTIFRNPLVDPFLLGISSGAMLGVAMAIAILESNIAILAFFGAILASLAVLSMNRVLGNSVLSLVLSGVVLSAFLSALAGAIKFFVIPQKAQAIVVWLLGSLSLSSYKDCLIAFIGLSLGFIPLFLLRWRINLLSLSDAQSLSLGINPVLLRSLCLVCVSVASALAVSVSGTIGWIGLVIPHVARLFFGANLQKLLLSSLLMGAFFLLLADVVAKTITPYDLPVGIATSVLGAPFFLWLLFRTRGV, encoded by the coding sequence ATGCTTAAAACCTATCATATTGCATTAGCTTGCGTGATTTTAGCGGTGGTGGTGCTTTTGTTTGGAGGGGAGTCTTTGAGCTTTGAAGAATGGCAAGAAGTGTGCCTTAATGTGAAAAACCACTTTTTGCATAATGAAGAACTGAGCTCTTTAAGTATTATTATTTTAGAAATACGACTACCACGAGTGATTTTAGCGCTCCTGGTGGGAGCGAGTTTGTCCGGGAGTGGGGTGGTGATGCAAACGATTTTTAGAAACCCCTTAGTGGATCCTTTTTTACTAGGGATTTCTAGCGGGGCGATGCTAGGCGTGGCGATGGCGATAGCGATTCTTGAATCCAACATTGCGATTTTAGCGTTTTTTGGGGCGATTTTAGCCAGCCTTGCTGTCTTATCGATGAATAGGGTTTTAGGCAATTCCGTCCTTTCATTAGTGCTTTCAGGGGTGGTGTTGAGCGCGTTTTTGAGCGCCTTAGCCGGAGCGATAAAATTCTTTGTGATCCCCCAAAAAGCGCAAGCGATTGTCGTGTGGCTTTTGGGGAGCTTGTCTTTGAGCAGTTATAAGGATTGCTTGATCGCTTTCATAGGGCTATCTTTAGGCTTTATCCCGCTTTTTTTGTTAAGGTGGCGCATTAATTTATTGAGCTTGAGCGATGCGCAAAGTTTGAGTTTGGGCATTAATCCGGTGCTGTTGCGATCGCTTTGTCTGGTGTGCGTGAGCGTTGCGAGCGCTTTAGCGGTGAGCGTGTCTGGCACGATTGGCTGGATTGGGTTAGTCATTCCGCATGTAGCGAGGTTGTTTTTTGGGGCGAACTTACAAAAACTGCTTTTAAGCTCTTTGTTAATGGGAGCGTTTTTCTTGCTTTTAGCGGATGTGGTGGCTAAAACCATTACCCCCTATGATTTACCGGTAGGCATTGCGACAAGCGTTTTAGGAGCGCCTTTCTTCTTATGGCTTTTATTCAGGACTAGGGGGGTGTGA
- the hypD gene encoding hydrogenase formation protein HypD — protein MSVNHLIAPFRDKQTILALSNEIKKLAFKLEKKLVIMEVCGGHTHSIMKYGLLDLMPNRLEFVHGPGCPVCVMPRARLDEAYELATIKDSIILSLGDMMKVPGSYGSLIQAREKGLDARFLYSPMQALEIAKENPHKKVIYIAIGFETTTPMSASVLWNAKKEKIHNLFFHINHVLVPPSVSAILKDPACRINALLAPSHVSVISGAQIYAPLIDRFKLPIVVSGFEPVDILESVLMLIKQALKKEAKLEIQYKRAVSYEGNVKAQELVHACMEVRENFEWRGLGNIKHSALKLKETFASYDAEKVFQEYLSHKTSKENKACKCGEILKGIAKPLDCPLFAKTCTPQNPIGSCMVSSEGACAAYYRYKRV, from the coding sequence ATGAGCGTTAACCATCTCATCGCCCCTTTTAGAGACAAGCAAACCATTTTAGCGCTCTCTAATGAAATCAAAAAACTCGCTTTTAAACTTGAAAAAAAATTAGTCATCATGGAAGTGTGCGGAGGGCATACGCATTCCATCATGAAATACGGGCTTTTGGATTTGATGCCCAATCGTTTAGAGTTCGTGCATGGGCCCGGGTGTCCGGTATGCGTGATGCCAAGAGCGCGCCTTGATGAAGCTTATGAACTCGCTACGATTAAAGATAGCATCATCTTAAGTTTAGGGGATATGATGAAAGTCCCAGGGAGCTATGGGAGTTTGATACAAGCCAGAGAAAAGGGGCTAGATGCGCGTTTTTTGTATTCGCCCATGCAAGCTTTAGAAATCGCTAAAGAAAACCCGCATAAAAAAGTCATTTATATTGCGATCGGTTTTGAAACCACAACGCCCATGAGCGCTAGCGTTTTATGGAACGCCAAAAAAGAAAAAATCCACAACCTTTTTTTCCACATCAACCACGTTTTAGTGCCTCCTAGCGTGAGCGCGATTTTAAAAGATCCAGCATGCCGGATTAACGCCCTTTTAGCCCCTAGCCATGTGAGCGTGATAAGCGGCGCTCAAATCTACGCTCCTTTAATTGATCGCTTCAAGCTCCCTATTGTGGTGAGCGGTTTTGAGCCGGTGGATATATTAGAAAGCGTGCTGATGCTCATCAAACAAGCCTTAAAAAAAGAAGCCAAGCTAGAAATCCAGTATAAAAGAGCGGTTAGCTATGAGGGGAATGTGAAAGCGCAAGAGTTAGTCCATGCATGCATGGAAGTTAGGGAAAATTTTGAATGGAGAGGTTTGGGGAATATCAAACATTCCGCTCTAAAACTCAAAGAAACCTTCGCTTCTTATGACGCTGAAAAAGTCTTTCAAGAATATTTAAGCCACAAAACCTCTAAAGAAAACAAGGCATGCAAGTGCGGGGAGATTTTAAAAGGCATCGCCAAGCCCCTAGACTGCCCGCTATTTGCCAAAACTTGCACCCCACAAAACCCGATCGGCAGTTGCATGGTCAGCTCTGAGGGGGCGTGCGCGGCGTATTATCGTTACAAGCGCGTTTGA
- a CDS encoding type II toxin-antitoxin system mRNA interferase toxin, RelE/StbE family translates to MLKLNLKKSFQKDFDKLLLNGFDDSVLNEVVLTLRKKEPLDPQFKDHALKGKWKPFRECHIKADILLVYLVKDDELILLRLGSHSELF, encoded by the coding sequence GTGTTAAAACTCAATCTTAAAAAATCTTTTCAAAAAGATTTTGATAAATTGCTTTTGAACGGGTTTGATGATAGCGTTTTGAATGAAGTCGTTCTAACCCTAAGAAAAAAAGAACCGCTAGACCCACAATTTAAAGATCATGCTTTAAAGGGAAAGTGGAAGCCTTTTAGGGAATGCCACATCAAAGCTGATATTTTGCTTGTGTATCTAGTGAAAGATGATGAGCTTATTTTGTTAAGGCTAGGCAGTCATAGCGAGCTGTTTTAA